In a genomic window of Gossypium arboreum isolate Shixiya-1 chromosome 9, ASM2569848v2, whole genome shotgun sequence:
- the LOC108457454 gene encoding chloroplastic import inner membrane translocase subunit HP30-2-like gives MLVVTRLMAQQNPLEQLQAKFKEVENGFKAWLDKQSMPVEAAVVTATGAVQGAAIGALTGNLTKDVSSSFPTPPQASLNHQAMASLKQAQALSGAPWVQARNFAVMTGVNAGLACVMKRLRGKEDVQSSMVAAFGSGAMFSLVSGMGGPNQAANAVTSGLFFALIQGVLFQFGQKLSQPPVEDMYYSRTRSMLNSLGLQNYEKNFKKGLLTDNTLPLLTDSALRDVKIPPGPRLLILDHVQSFSSTF, from the exons ATGTTGGTGGTAACCAGGTTGATGGCTCAACAAAACCCACTGGAGCAATTGCAAGCCAAGTTCAAGGAAGTTGAGAACGGGTTCAAGGCTTGGCTAGACAAACAGTCCATGCCAGTCGAGGCGGCCGTGGTAACCGCCACAGGCGCCGTTCAGGGTGCTGCTATTGGTGCTTTAACGGGCAACCTCACCAAAGATGTTTCCTCTTCTTTTCCGACTCCTCCTCAGGCTTCCCTCAATCATCAGGCAATGGCTTCTCTCAAGCAAGCCCAG GCTCTATCAGGAGCTCCCTGGGTACAAGCTCGTAATTTTGCTGTGATGACTGGTGTCAATGCTGGCCTAGCTTGTGTTATGAAAAGATTGAGAGGGAAGGAGGATGTTCAATCTAG CATGGTGGCGGCTTTTGGTTCTGGGGCCATGTTTTCTCTAGTGAGTGGCATGGGCGGCCCGAATCAGGCTGCAAATGCAGTCACTTCTGGACTTTTTTTTGCGCTCATTCAAGGCGTGCTTTTCCAG TTTGGACAAAAGTTATCACAACCACCTGTCGAGGACATGTACTATTCCCGAACAAGATCCATGTTAAATAGTCTCGGGCTCCAGAACTACGAGAAGAATTTCAAGAAAGGCTTGTTAACTGATAACACATTGCCTTTGCTCACCGATAG TGCACTTAGAGATGTGAAAATTCCACCCGGACCGAGGCTCCTTATTCTCGATCATGTTCAAAGTTTTAGCTCCACCTTCTAA
- the LOC108457455 gene encoding RING-H2 finger protein ATL79-like produces the protein MRPQPQATGERLVRLSPQLSSGEPEMSSTSTSTCSPHTCRWRSYPKSNDLEANVATVLIILFCGLICSLALNAAIRCFLRGSEGRRPRHFRNDIAEADDEEVEQRKPVGEAGAALMVAAPTLVYTSGMKLAGAEAECAICLSEFVEGEGIQVLAKCNHGFHVQCIQRWLSSHSSCPTCRCSCLSPPPLSEETTENSSQSTMPEPEP, from the coding sequence ATGAGACCGCAGCCGCAGGCGACCGGTGAGCGCCTGGTGCGGTTGTCCCCGCAGCTTTCGTCAGGGGAACCAGAAATGTCTTCCACTTCAACGTCTACGTGTAGCCCCCATACTTGCAGGTGGCGGTCTTACCCAAAATCGAATGACTTGGAAGCTAATGTAGCCACGGTGTTGATCATTCTCTTTTGTGGTTTAATATGCTCTTTGGCTCTTAACGCCGCCATCCGCTGCTTCCTGCGTGGCAGTGAGGGTCGCCGCCCGCGTCATTTCCGCAACGACATTGCGGAAGCAGATGATGAAGAAGTTGAGCAGAGAAAGCCCGTGGGGGAGGCAGGTGCGGCACTCATGGTGGCGGCGCCGACGCTGGTTTACACGAGTGGGATGAAGTTGGCGGGAGCGGAAGCTGAATGCGCGATTTGCTTATCTGAATTCGTGGAGGGAGAGGGAATTCAAGTGTTGGCAAAGTGTAACCATGGATTCCATGTACAATGCATCCAGCGGTGGTTATCTTCCCACTCATCTTGTCCTACTTGCCGCTGTAGTTGTCTTTCCCCACCGCCGTTATCGGAAGAAACCACCGAAAACAGTTCACAATCGACGATGCCGGAGCCGGAACCATAG
- the LOC108456376 gene encoding heavy metal-associated isoprenylated plant protein 30-like isoform X1: protein MANLIERAFGTIIAAIANSFFGYRDNKKGVSNTNYYHKKPNKGQPLSLQTVDLKVRMCCIGCERVVKRAIYKLRVVLGVNSVEVDLKMGKVTVIGHIDRHKVLKQVRRSGKRAEFWPYPNPPLYFISSGDYFRDTTNEFKESYNYYKHGYNLGHRHGNIPVTHRGDDKISNMFNDDNVNAACCLM from the exons ATGGCTAACTTAATAGAGAGAGCATTTGGGACAATTATAGCAGCCATCGCGAACAGTTTCTTTGGCTACCGGGACAACAAAAAAGGGGTCAGCAACACCAATTACTACCACAAGAAGCCAAATAAGGGTCAACCACTTTCTTTGCAG ACAGTGGATCTGAAAGTGAGGATGTGCTGCATTGGTTGTGAGAGAGTAGTCAAAAGAGCCATTTACAAGCTTAGAG TTGTTTTAGGTGTGAATTCGGTGGAAGTTGACTTGAAGATGGGAAAAGTAACTGTGATCGGACACATCGACCGACACAAGGTGCTGAAACAAGTAAGGAGGTCGGGaaaaagggccgagttctggcccTACCCTAATCCCCCATTGTACTTCATCTCCTCCGGAGATTACTTCAGAGACACAACAAATGAGTTCAAAGAGAGTTATAATTACTACAAACATGGGTACAATCTCGGACATCGGCATGGGAATATTCCGGTAACTCACCGAGGTGATGATAAGATCAGCAACATGTTCAACGACGACAATGTTAATGCCGCCTGTTGTCTCATGTAG
- the LOC108456376 gene encoding heavy metal-associated isoprenylated plant protein 30-like isoform X2 translates to MANLIERAFGTIIAAIANSFFGYRDNKKGVSNTNYYHKKPNKGQPLSLQTVDLKVRMCCIGCERVVKRAIYKLRGVNSVEVDLKMGKVTVIGHIDRHKVLKQVRRSGKRAEFWPYPNPPLYFISSGDYFRDTTNEFKESYNYYKHGYNLGHRHGNIPVTHRGDDKISNMFNDDNVNAACCLM, encoded by the exons ATGGCTAACTTAATAGAGAGAGCATTTGGGACAATTATAGCAGCCATCGCGAACAGTTTCTTTGGCTACCGGGACAACAAAAAAGGGGTCAGCAACACCAATTACTACCACAAGAAGCCAAATAAGGGTCAACCACTTTCTTTGCAG ACAGTGGATCTGAAAGTGAGGATGTGCTGCATTGGTTGTGAGAGAGTAGTCAAAAGAGCCATTTACAAGCTTAGAG GTGTGAATTCGGTGGAAGTTGACTTGAAGATGGGAAAAGTAACTGTGATCGGACACATCGACCGACACAAGGTGCTGAAACAAGTAAGGAGGTCGGGaaaaagggccgagttctggcccTACCCTAATCCCCCATTGTACTTCATCTCCTCCGGAGATTACTTCAGAGACACAACAAATGAGTTCAAAGAGAGTTATAATTACTACAAACATGGGTACAATCTCGGACATCGGCATGGGAATATTCCGGTAACTCACCGAGGTGATGATAAGATCAGCAACATGTTCAACGACGACAATGTTAATGCCGCCTGTTGTCTCATGTAG
- the LOC108455432 gene encoding E3 ubiquitin-protein ligase RHA1B-like, translated as MIMTNLRVIEYGDFVKRFGDEVMKKDRVCSVCLEAMEKRNEMRELCKCSHVFHRECIDGWVKEGRLTCPLCRSALYPDPMDFGRPDPRNSFLDCDVIY; from the coding sequence ATGATCATGACCAACCTGCGGGTTATTGAATACGGTGATTTCGTCAAAAGGTTTGGAGATGAAGTGATGAAGAAGGATAGGGTATGCAGTGTGTGCTTGGAAGCAATGGAGAAAAGGAATGAGATGAGAGAGCTTTGCAAGTGTAGCCATGTGTTCCACAGGGAATGTATAGATGGATGGGTAAAGGAGGGGAGGCTTACTTGTCCCTTGTGTCGCTCTGCTTTGTATCCCGATCCGATGGATTTTGGTCGGCCAGACCCCCGCAACAGTTTCTTGGACTGTGACGTCATTTATTAA
- the LOC108455851 gene encoding beta-1,6-galactosyltransferase GALT31A-like isoform X1, translating to MGLSRPQKPPGGVPTRWVSLFCIASFFLGVLVVNRFWDPVEVEEAASSAQKHRSNEVHPMVICDKDVSVRTGNILSRVSQTRDVINTLDKTISSLERQLAAARAAKADTEEGSPMVTKSGTKDLNERQRVFFVMGIITALRNIKRRNSIRETWMPQGEELKRLEKEKGIIIRFVIGHSSTPGSALDRAINAEEEQHKDFLHLNHIEGYHELSTKTQVYFSAVVAKWDADFYLKVDDDVHVNLGVVSSTLARHRHKPHVYIGCMKSGPVVAQKGIKYREPEYWKFGEGNKYFRHATGQIYAISKDLATYILVNRHILHRYANEDVSLGSWFIGLDVEHIDDRSLCCGTTPPDCEWKAKSGNHCGASFDWSCSGICKSSVRMKEVHQRCGEGDQAIWDTGF from the exons ATGGGTTTGAGTAGACCTCAAAAGCCTCCCGGTGGAGTTCCCACTAGATGGGTTTCTCTCTTTTGCATTGCCAGTTTCTTCTTGGGTGTACTTGTTGTCaacag ATTTTGGGATCCAGTTGAAGTGGAAGAGGCGGCTTCTTCCGCACAGAAACATCGGAGCAACGAAGTTCATCCCATGGTTATTTGTGATAAG GATGTTTCTGTTCGGACAGGGAACATTCTTTCTCGAGTTTCACAAACCCGGGATGTAATTAA TACATTAGACAAAACAATCTCCTCATTGGAGAGGCAGCTAGCTGCAGCTCGAGCTGCCAAAGCAGATACCGAGGAAGGATCACCGATGGTTACAAAATCAGGAACCAAGGACCTGAATGAACGCCAGAGAGTATTCTTTGTTATGGGAATTATTACAGCGTTAAGGAATATAAAACGAAGGAATTCAATCCGGGAGACTTGGATGCCTCAAG GGGAGGAATTAAAGAGGTTGGAGAAAGAGAAGGGAATTATAATTCGATTCGTCATAGGACACAg TTCAACCCCAGGCAGTGCTTTGGATCGTGCTATCAATGCAGAAGAAGAGCAACACAAGGACTTTTTGCACCTG AATCATATTGAAGGTTACCATGAACTATCAACGAAGACTCAAGTGTACTTTTCTGCAGTGGTTGCAAAGTGGGATGCCGATTTCTATCtaaaagttgatgatgatgtACATGTAAATCTAG GTGTGGTGAGTTCTACACTGGCCCGTCACAGACACAAACCCCATGTTTATATTGGTTGCATGAAGTCTGGACCTGTTGTGGCACAGAA AGGCATCAAATACCGCGAGCCAGAATATTGGAAATTTGGTGAGGGAAACAAGTATTTCCGGCATGCAACCGGACAAATATATGCAATCTCCAAAGACTTGGCCACCTATATCTTAGTCAATCG GCACATACTTCATAGGTATGCGAATGAAGATGTCTCCTTAGGATCTTGGTTTATCGGTCTCGATGTTGAGCACATAGATGATAGAAGTCTATGCTGTGGTACCACTCCCCCTG atTGCGAGTGGAAAGCTAAATCAGGGAATCACTGCGGTGCATCATTCGATTGGAGCTGCAGTGGCATTTGCAAGTCATCAGTGAGAATGAAGGAGGTGCACCAGCGTTGTGGGGAAGGCGACCAAGCCATTTGGGATACTGGTTTCTGA
- the LOC108455851 gene encoding beta-1,6-galactosyltransferase GALT31A-like isoform X2: protein MSCRRILCTLDKTISSLERQLAAARAAKADTEEGSPMVTKSGTKDLNERQRVFFVMGIITALRNIKRRNSIRETWMPQGEELKRLEKEKGIIIRFVIGHSSTPGSALDRAINAEEEQHKDFLHLNHIEGYHELSTKTQVYFSAVVAKWDADFYLKVDDDVHVNLGVVSSTLARHRHKPHVYIGCMKSGPVVAQKGIKYREPEYWKFGEGNKYFRHATGQIYAISKDLATYILVNRHILHRYANEDVSLGSWFIGLDVEHIDDRSLCCGTTPPDCEWKAKSGNHCGASFDWSCSGICKSSVRMKEVHQRCGEGDQAIWDTGF, encoded by the exons ATGTCTTGCCGGAGAATTCTTTG TACATTAGACAAAACAATCTCCTCATTGGAGAGGCAGCTAGCTGCAGCTCGAGCTGCCAAAGCAGATACCGAGGAAGGATCACCGATGGTTACAAAATCAGGAACCAAGGACCTGAATGAACGCCAGAGAGTATTCTTTGTTATGGGAATTATTACAGCGTTAAGGAATATAAAACGAAGGAATTCAATCCGGGAGACTTGGATGCCTCAAG GGGAGGAATTAAAGAGGTTGGAGAAAGAGAAGGGAATTATAATTCGATTCGTCATAGGACACAg TTCAACCCCAGGCAGTGCTTTGGATCGTGCTATCAATGCAGAAGAAGAGCAACACAAGGACTTTTTGCACCTG AATCATATTGAAGGTTACCATGAACTATCAACGAAGACTCAAGTGTACTTTTCTGCAGTGGTTGCAAAGTGGGATGCCGATTTCTATCtaaaagttgatgatgatgtACATGTAAATCTAG GTGTGGTGAGTTCTACACTGGCCCGTCACAGACACAAACCCCATGTTTATATTGGTTGCATGAAGTCTGGACCTGTTGTGGCACAGAA AGGCATCAAATACCGCGAGCCAGAATATTGGAAATTTGGTGAGGGAAACAAGTATTTCCGGCATGCAACCGGACAAATATATGCAATCTCCAAAGACTTGGCCACCTATATCTTAGTCAATCG GCACATACTTCATAGGTATGCGAATGAAGATGTCTCCTTAGGATCTTGGTTTATCGGTCTCGATGTTGAGCACATAGATGATAGAAGTCTATGCTGTGGTACCACTCCCCCTG atTGCGAGTGGAAAGCTAAATCAGGGAATCACTGCGGTGCATCATTCGATTGGAGCTGCAGTGGCATTTGCAAGTCATCAGTGAGAATGAAGGAGGTGCACCAGCGTTGTGGGGAAGGCGACCAAGCCATTTGGGATACTGGTTTCTGA